From Streptomyces sp. NBC_00683, one genomic window encodes:
- a CDS encoding NCS2 family permease, translated as MQTSATGKADSARTPAAGPGSGSGSGSAVDRYFRITERGSTYAREIRGGFATFFTMAYILVLNPIILGSAKDKFGDQLDAVQLVTATALVAAVMTVIMGVGGNLPLALAAGLGLNAVVAFQIAPLMSWDDAMGLIVLEGLLICVLVLTGLREAVMHAIPQPLKQAISVGIGLFIAFIGFVDAGFVTRIPDVAQTTVPVQLGTGTLSGWPMLVFCAGLLLTIVLLARKVKGAILISILLMTVVAVLVNEFAEVKSWGLTVPQMPDEIVASPDFGLLGNFDLFGSFGQVSVLTVVLLVFTLILSDFFDTMGTVVGVTAEAGLLDERGQVPGLGRVLLIDGAAAVAGGAASASSATTYIESAAGVGEGARTGFANLVTGGLFGLALFLTPILTIVPMQAAAPALIAVGFLMMTQVKHIDWDRFELAIPAFLTIAVMPFTYSITNGIGAGFVAYVVIKAFLGKAREVHWLLWGTSALFAVYFAIDPIEQLLGVK; from the coding sequence ATGCAGACCAGCGCGACCGGCAAGGCGGATTCCGCCAGAACGCCTGCCGCAGGGCCAGGATCAGGATCCGGATCCGGATCGGCGGTGGATCGCTACTTCCGCATCACGGAGCGCGGTTCGACGTACGCGAGGGAGATACGCGGCGGGTTCGCCACGTTCTTCACGATGGCGTACATTCTCGTGCTCAATCCGATCATCCTGGGCAGCGCCAAGGACAAGTTCGGCGACCAACTCGATGCGGTCCAACTCGTCACGGCCACGGCTCTGGTGGCCGCCGTGATGACAGTGATCATGGGTGTGGGTGGCAATCTGCCGCTGGCTCTGGCCGCCGGGCTCGGACTCAACGCAGTCGTCGCCTTCCAGATCGCGCCTCTCATGAGCTGGGACGACGCGATGGGTCTCATCGTGCTCGAGGGCCTGCTGATCTGCGTTCTCGTCCTGACGGGTCTGCGAGAAGCGGTGATGCACGCCATTCCGCAGCCGCTCAAGCAAGCCATCAGCGTCGGTATCGGCCTGTTCATCGCCTTCATCGGCTTCGTCGACGCCGGATTCGTCACACGCATCCCGGATGTCGCCCAGACCACCGTGCCGGTCCAGCTCGGCACCGGCACGCTGAGCGGCTGGCCCATGCTGGTCTTCTGCGCCGGGTTGCTTCTGACGATCGTGCTGCTCGCCCGCAAGGTCAAGGGCGCGATCCTCATCAGCATCCTCCTGATGACCGTGGTCGCCGTTCTGGTCAACGAGTTCGCCGAGGTCAAGTCCTGGGGTCTGACCGTGCCCCAGATGCCTGACGAGATCGTCGCATCGCCGGACTTCGGGCTCCTCGGCAACTTCGACCTGTTCGGCTCCTTCGGGCAGGTGAGCGTGCTGACCGTGGTGCTCCTGGTCTTCACCCTGATCCTGTCGGACTTCTTCGACACCATGGGCACCGTCGTCGGCGTCACGGCCGAGGCCGGACTGCTCGACGAGCGCGGCCAGGTCCCGGGCCTCGGCCGGGTCCTGCTCATCGACGGCGCGGCTGCCGTCGCGGGTGGCGCGGCGTCCGCCTCTTCCGCCACGACCTACATCGAGTCGGCCGCGGGCGTCGGCGAGGGCGCACGCACCGGGTTCGCCAACCTGGTCACCGGCGGCCTGTTCGGGCTCGCCCTGTTCCTCACCCCGATCCTGACCATCGTGCCGATGCAGGCCGCGGCGCCTGCGCTGATCGCGGTCGGCTTCCTGATGATGACCCAGGTCAAGCACATCGACTGGGACCGCTTCGAGCTGGCCATCCCGGCCTTCCTGACCATCGCCGTGATGCCGTTCACGTACTCCATCACCAATGGCATCGGCGCCGGCTTCGTCGCGTACGTCGTCATCAAGGCGTTCCTCGGCAAGGCGCGCGAGGTGCACTGGCTGCTGTGGGGCACCTCGGCGCTGTTCGCGGTGTACTTCGCCATCGACCCGATCGAGCAGCTGCTCGGGGTGAAGTAG
- a CDS encoding peptidoglycan D,D-transpeptidase FtsI family protein — translation MNKTIRRASVFCLLMVLALLVRATWVQAYEARALADDEHNRRNTIAQYAQPLGDIIVAGSPVTGSKETTGGDLRYKRTYTQGELYAAVTGYSSQAYGATQLEGIYSDVLDGTDNRLKDPAAVLTGEQTAPGQVLTTIDPDVQKAAFEALGDDRGAAVAMDPETGRILGMVSSPSYDPSGISGTTDGDAWQKLLDDKSKPLVNRALRQPLPPGSTFKLVVASAALENGLYDSVDEPTDSPDPYTLPGTTTVLSNENPSAPCENATLRTALQYSCNNVFAKVAADLGQDKLKAMADAFGFDTEKLDVPVRAAESVYPTGMDKAQTALTGIGQFEVTATPMQMAMVSAALSNGGELAAPHMVSEVTDAGGSTLQEFEDGDTERVVSESTAEQLRSAMVTVVEEGTGTNARIDGAEVGGKTGTAQNGVDNSNTPYAWFTSYAKDDSTGKQVAVAVVVEDSGAARSEVSGNGLAAPIAQKMMKAALKG, via the coding sequence ATGAACAAGACAATCAGGCGCGCTTCGGTCTTCTGCCTGCTCATGGTTCTCGCCCTGCTGGTGCGGGCGACCTGGGTGCAGGCGTACGAGGCCCGGGCGCTCGCAGACGACGAGCACAACCGGCGGAACACGATCGCGCAGTACGCGCAGCCGCTCGGTGACATCATCGTGGCCGGTTCCCCGGTCACCGGTTCGAAGGAGACCACGGGCGGCGACCTCCGCTACAAGCGGACCTACACCCAGGGCGAGCTGTACGCGGCGGTCACGGGCTACAGCTCACAGGCCTACGGCGCCACGCAGCTCGAAGGCATCTACAGCGATGTGCTCGACGGCACCGACAACCGGCTCAAGGATCCCGCCGCGGTCCTCACAGGCGAGCAGACCGCCCCGGGACAGGTGCTGACGACCATCGACCCGGACGTCCAAAAGGCGGCCTTCGAGGCGCTCGGCGACGACCGGGGCGCAGCCGTCGCGATGGATCCGGAGACCGGCCGGATCCTCGGCATGGTCTCCTCCCCGTCGTACGACCCGTCCGGCATCAGCGGGACGACCGACGGGGACGCCTGGCAGAAACTGCTCGACGACAAGAGCAAGCCCCTGGTCAACCGGGCGCTGCGGCAGCCGCTCCCGCCCGGCTCGACCTTCAAGCTGGTGGTGGCGTCGGCGGCCCTGGAGAACGGCCTGTACGACTCGGTCGACGAGCCGACGGACAGCCCCGACCCGTACACGCTGCCGGGCACGACGACGGTCCTGTCGAACGAGAACCCCTCGGCCCCCTGCGAGAACGCCACGCTGCGCACCGCGCTCCAGTACTCCTGCAACAACGTCTTCGCGAAGGTGGCCGCCGACCTCGGGCAGGACAAGCTGAAGGCGATGGCGGACGCGTTCGGATTCGACACCGAGAAGCTGGACGTGCCGGTGCGGGCCGCCGAGAGCGTGTACCCGACGGGCATGGACAAGGCGCAGACCGCGCTGACCGGCATCGGCCAGTTCGAGGTGACGGCGACGCCGATGCAGATGGCCATGGTCTCGGCGGCCCTCTCGAACGGCGGTGAGCTGGCCGCCCCGCACATGGTCTCCGAGGTGACGGACGCCGGCGGATCCACGCTGCAGGAGTTCGAGGACGGCGACACCGAGCGGGTCGTGTCGGAGTCCACGGCGGAGCAGCTGCGCAGTGCGATGGTCACCGTCGTGGAGGAGGGCACGGGCACCAACGCCCGGATCGACGGCGCGGAGGTGGGCGGCAAGACGGGTACGGCGCAGAACGGCGTGGACAACAGCAACACCCCGTACGCCTGGTTCACCTCGTACGCGAAGGACGACTCCACCGGCAAGCAGGTCGCGGTCGCGGTGGTCGTCGAGGACTCGGGGGCGGCCCGCTCGGAGGTCAGCGGCAACGGCCTGGCGGCGCCGATCGCGCAGAAGATGATGAAGGCGGCGCTCAAGGGCTGA
- a CDS encoding GNAT family N-acetyltransferase has translation MRLELREVRDGDLPLFFAFMSDPEATRMAAFTSADPSDRAMFDAHWQRIRASDTVTIRTVLADDVVVGSVGVYGPPAEREVTYWLDRAQWGRGLATAALRALLDTVPERPLHARAAADNTGSVRVLQKCGFVLTGTDRGYAQARGEETDEVLLRLDA, from the coding sequence GTGCGCCTCGAACTGCGCGAGGTACGGGACGGCGACCTGCCCCTGTTCTTCGCCTTCATGAGCGACCCGGAGGCGACCCGGATGGCGGCCTTCACCAGCGCCGACCCCTCCGACCGGGCCATGTTCGACGCCCACTGGCAGCGCATCCGCGCCTCGGACACGGTGACCATACGCACGGTGCTCGCCGACGACGTGGTGGTAGGCAGCGTGGGGGTGTACGGGCCGCCGGCCGAGCGTGAGGTGACCTACTGGCTGGACAGGGCGCAGTGGGGCCGGGGGCTGGCGACCGCCGCGCTGCGCGCCCTGCTCGACACCGTGCCCGAGCGTCCCCTGCACGCGCGCGCCGCTGCCGACAACACCGGTTCGGTGCGGGTGCTGCAGAAGTGCGGTTTCGTCCTGACCGGCACCGACCGGGGCTACGCCCAGGCCAGGGGCGAGGAGACCGACGAGGTGCTCCTGCGGCTGGACGCCTGA
- a CDS encoding IclR family transcriptional regulator: protein MSVAESGGTQVKSAVRTVELLEYFAGRPGMHSLAAVQEAVGYPKSSLYMLLRTLVELGWVETDATGTRYGIGVRALLVGTSYIDGDEVVAAARPTLDRLSDDTTETIHLARLDGTNVVYLATRQSQHYLRPFTRVGRRLPAHSTSLGKALLATHSDEQVRKMLPETLPALTEHTLTDREKLIEELRLIREQGYAVDREENTLGLRCFGVAIPYRTPARDAISCSVPVARLTPAHEQMVKDALFDARDRLTLATRRL from the coding sequence ATGTCGGTTGCCGAGTCCGGTGGGACACAGGTCAAGTCTGCGGTACGGACGGTGGAGCTCCTCGAATACTTCGCGGGGCGCCCCGGTATGCACTCACTGGCCGCCGTGCAGGAGGCCGTCGGATACCCCAAGTCCAGCCTCTACATGCTGCTGCGCACGCTGGTGGAGCTGGGCTGGGTCGAGACCGACGCGACGGGCACGCGGTACGGGATCGGGGTGCGGGCCCTGCTCGTCGGCACCTCGTACATCGACGGGGACGAGGTGGTCGCCGCCGCCCGTCCCACCCTGGACCGGCTCTCCGACGACACCACGGAGACCATCCACCTGGCCCGTCTGGACGGGACGAACGTGGTGTACCTCGCCACCCGGCAGTCCCAGCACTACCTGCGCCCGTTCACCCGCGTCGGCCGCCGGCTGCCCGCCCACTCCACCTCGCTCGGCAAGGCGCTGCTGGCCACCCACAGCGACGAGCAGGTCCGCAAGATGCTGCCCGAGACGCTGCCCGCGCTGACGGAGCACACCCTCACCGACCGCGAGAAGCTGATCGAGGAACTGCGCCTCATCCGCGAGCAGGGGTACGCGGTGGACCGCGAGGAGAACACGCTGGGCCTGCGCTGCTTCGGGGTCGCGATCCCGTACCGCACCCCGGCGCGCGACGCGATCAGCTGCTCGGTGCCCGTCGCCCGGCTCACGCCCGCGCACGAACAGATGGTCAAGGACGCCCTGTTCGACGCCCGCGACCGGCTGACCCTCGCGACCCGGAGGCTCTGA
- a CDS encoding aldehyde dehydrogenase (NADP(+)) — translation MAAAPVWSVDPRTGNPREQVAVEATAEEVDRAVRAAHAVRDTLADRTVRAAFLRTAADLLAGAGEHVIEAADAETALGPARLTGELARTAAQLRAFAEVVEEGSFLDIHIDHEDGSRTPPWPDLRRYKIPLGVVAVYAASNFPLAFSVPGGDTASALAAGCPVVVKAHPDHPATSELCASLLRRAAAQNGLPEDVLTVVHGFDAGVELVKHPLVTAAGFTGSIRGGRALFDAAAARPTPIPFHGELGSLNPVVVTAAAAAERGEQIGAGLGGSMTMGAGQFCTKPGFVFAPFGEAGDRLLKSLTETVSDTGAGVMLDHRMRDAFVAGVAERAALADVEAPVTPGAGSEHTVSAGFLTVPAQRLAAEGPHDALLEECFGPVTVVARYDSEDEITAVLSRLPGNLTATLQIATEEADGSAAGLLAALTPLAGRVLVNGWPTGVAVAPAQHHGGPYPATTSTSTSVGATAIERWLRPVSYQSTPEALLPPELREDNPQGLPRRVDGRRV, via the coding sequence GTGGCAGCAGCACCAGTCTGGAGCGTCGACCCCCGAACCGGGAACCCGCGTGAGCAGGTTGCGGTGGAGGCTACAGCGGAGGAGGTCGACCGCGCGGTCCGGGCCGCGCATGCCGTGCGCGACACGTTGGCCGACCGCACGGTGCGCGCCGCGTTCCTGCGTACCGCGGCCGATCTGCTCGCCGGTGCGGGGGAGCACGTCATCGAGGCCGCCGACGCGGAGACCGCGCTCGGCCCGGCCCGGCTCACCGGCGAACTCGCCCGCACCGCAGCCCAGTTGCGGGCCTTCGCGGAGGTCGTCGAGGAGGGGTCCTTCCTCGACATCCACATCGACCACGAGGACGGCAGCAGGACCCCGCCCTGGCCGGACCTGCGCCGCTACAAGATCCCGCTCGGTGTCGTCGCCGTCTACGCGGCCAGCAACTTCCCGCTCGCCTTCTCCGTCCCCGGCGGCGACACCGCGAGCGCGCTCGCCGCGGGCTGCCCGGTCGTCGTCAAGGCGCACCCCGACCACCCCGCCACCTCCGAACTCTGCGCCTCGCTCCTGCGCAGGGCCGCCGCGCAGAACGGCCTGCCCGAGGACGTCCTGACCGTGGTGCACGGCTTCGACGCGGGCGTCGAGCTGGTCAAGCACCCTCTCGTCACCGCCGCCGGCTTCACCGGCTCGATCCGCGGCGGCCGGGCACTCTTCGACGCCGCGGCGGCCCGGCCCACCCCGATCCCCTTCCACGGCGAGCTCGGCTCCCTCAACCCCGTCGTCGTCACCGCCGCGGCCGCCGCGGAGCGCGGCGAGCAGATTGGTGCAGGGCTCGGCGGCTCCATGACCATGGGCGCGGGGCAGTTCTGCACCAAGCCCGGTTTCGTCTTCGCCCCGTTCGGCGAGGCCGGTGACCGACTGCTGAAGTCCCTCACCGAGACGGTCAGCGACACCGGTGCGGGCGTCATGCTCGACCACCGGATGCGGGACGCCTTCGTCGCGGGAGTGGCCGAGAGGGCGGCACTCGCGGACGTGGAGGCCCCCGTCACCCCCGGCGCGGGCAGCGAGCACACCGTCTCCGCGGGCTTCCTGACCGTCCCCGCCCAGCGGCTGGCCGCCGAAGGCCCGCACGACGCGCTGCTGGAGGAGTGCTTCGGCCCGGTCACCGTCGTCGCACGCTACGACTCCGAGGACGAGATCACCGCCGTCCTCTCCCGCCTCCCCGGCAACCTCACGGCCACCCTCCAGATCGCCACCGAGGAGGCCGACGGCAGTGCCGCCGGTCTGCTCGCGGCGCTCACCCCGCTGGCCGGACGCGTCCTGGTCAACGGCTGGCCGACCGGCGTCGCCGTCGCCCCCGCCCAGCACCACGGCGGCCCGTACCCGGCCACCACCTCCACCTCGACCTCCGTCGGCGCGACAGCGATCGAGCGCTGGCTGCGCCCGGTCAGCTACCAGTCGACGCCCGAGGCGCTGCTCCCGCCGGAGCTGCGCGAGGACAACCCGCAGGGCCTGCCCCGCCGGGTCGACGGGCGCCGCGTATGA
- a CDS encoding DUF1349 domain-containing protein, which translates to MTVHLPEVPFPLEPFGPEGAWGYEDGVLTGRAGARQDRFVPPGGDALEPASDAPRLLGAVPEGDFQLAARVKVGFAGAFDAGVLYLHAGEREWAKLCFELSPERPTICTVVTRGHSDDANSFVVDGDTVWLRLSRTGKAFAFHASEDGEKWTFVRVFALGTEQAPVLAGFLAQAPTGEGCEVAFDRIAYRPAGLGDLRDGS; encoded by the coding sequence ATGACCGTGCACCTCCCCGAAGTGCCCTTCCCGCTGGAGCCGTTCGGCCCGGAGGGGGCCTGGGGGTACGAGGACGGCGTGCTGACCGGCCGGGCGGGCGCCCGCCAGGACCGCTTCGTCCCGCCGGGCGGCGACGCCCTGGAACCCGCCTCCGACGCCCCGCGCCTGCTGGGTGCCGTGCCGGAGGGCGACTTCCAGCTGGCCGCCCGGGTGAAGGTGGGCTTCGCGGGGGCGTTCGACGCGGGCGTGCTCTATCTGCACGCCGGTGAACGGGAGTGGGCGAAGCTCTGCTTCGAGCTCTCCCCGGAACGCCCCACCATCTGCACGGTCGTCACCCGCGGCCACTCCGACGACGCCAACTCCTTCGTCGTGGACGGTGACACCGTGTGGCTGCGGCTCAGCCGCACCGGCAAGGCGTTCGCCTTCCACGCCTCCGAGGACGGCGAGAAGTGGACCTTCGTCCGCGTCTTCGCCCTCGGGACGGAGCAGGCGCCGGTACTGGCAGGCTTCCTGGCCCAGGCGCCCACGGGCGAGGGCTGCGAGGTGGCCTTCGACCGGATCGCGTACCGGCCGGCCGGCCTCGGCGACCTGCGCGACGGCAGCTGA
- a CDS encoding MBL fold metallo-hydrolase yields MERHGNVLALLDAAGTFFKRERLAFPGAGERDWERAASLDPGARGPDGTWRLNFWCFAIERPGGRWVLVDAGVGPAEGPGAPWCPVPGRLPEALAEAGIAPGDVESVVLTHLHEDHVGWSTTAAGDPMFPRARYVVQHAETAALDRSDPVWKWVVEPLRATGQLDEVRGEHRLGRGLTLLPTPGHTPGHQSVLVEQPGGRDVVVTGDALVHAVQLGNPAVAYAHERDPVTARASREALLERAAAHRALLAPAHLTPAFVAP; encoded by the coding sequence TTGGAACGGCACGGAAACGTTCTCGCGTTGCTGGACGCCGCAGGCACGTTCTTCAAGCGGGAACGGCTCGCTTTTCCCGGGGCGGGCGAACGTGACTGGGAACGCGCCGCGTCCCTCGATCCGGGCGCACGGGGGCCGGACGGCACGTGGCGGCTGAACTTCTGGTGTTTCGCGATCGAGCGGCCCGGCGGGCGCTGGGTCCTCGTCGACGCGGGTGTCGGGCCGGCCGAGGGTCCGGGCGCCCCGTGGTGCCCGGTACCCGGCCGACTGCCGGAGGCGCTCGCCGAGGCAGGGATCGCACCCGGGGACGTGGAGTCCGTCGTGCTGACCCATCTGCACGAGGATCATGTGGGCTGGTCGACGACGGCGGCCGGGGACCCCATGTTCCCCCGGGCCCGGTACGTCGTCCAGCACGCGGAGACGGCCGCCCTCGACCGGTCGGACCCCGTGTGGAAGTGGGTCGTCGAGCCGCTCCGCGCCACGGGACAGCTCGACGAGGTCCGCGGGGAGCACCGGCTCGGGAGGGGGCTGACCCTCCTCCCCACGCCCGGACACACTCCGGGCCACCAGTCCGTCCTGGTCGAGCAGCCGGGCGGCCGGGACGTCGTCGTCACCGGTGACGCGCTGGTGCACGCCGTCCAGTTGGGCAATCCGGCCGTCGCCTACGCCCACGAGCGCGACCCGGTCACCGCCCGCGCCTCCCGCGAAGCACTGCTGGAGCGGGCCGCGGCGCACCGCGCCCTGCTGGCCCCCGCCCACCTGACTCCGGCGTTCGTCGCACCGTAG
- a CDS encoding pectate lyase family protein codes for MRTHLRSRRSRITALAAASTVAALTVAVLPNSAGAAESSPVGFGAGTTGGGSASAVTVSSLAAFKTAVTGDTAKTVKVSGLISLSGQVDIGSNTTVLGVGSSSGFTGGGLRLKSESNIVIRNLNISKPLAPSDGITVQNSTKVWIDHNSFSADRDHDKDYYDGLLDITHASDNVTVSWNTFKNHFKGSLVGHSDSNESEDKGHLRVTYHHNHFQNVFSRIPSLRFGTGHFYDNYVEGADTAVHSRMGAQMLVENNVFRNTKVAITTSRSSDEDGYVVQRGNDLGGAATEISQTGSFTTPPYSYTAEPASSVAASVTAGAGAGKI; via the coding sequence ATGCGCACCCATCTCCGCAGCCGCCGAAGCCGTATCACGGCGCTGGCCGCCGCCTCCACCGTCGCAGCGCTCACCGTCGCGGTGCTCCCCAACTCCGCAGGCGCCGCCGAGTCCAGCCCCGTGGGCTTCGGCGCGGGCACCACCGGCGGCGGCAGCGCCTCCGCGGTGACCGTCAGCAGCCTCGCCGCGTTCAAGACGGCCGTCACCGGCGACACCGCCAAGACGGTCAAGGTGAGCGGTCTCATCTCGCTCAGCGGCCAGGTCGACATCGGTTCCAACACCACCGTGCTCGGCGTCGGTTCGTCCTCCGGATTCACCGGCGGCGGCCTGCGCCTCAAGAGCGAGTCGAACATCGTCATCCGCAACCTGAACATCAGCAAGCCGCTCGCCCCCTCCGACGGCATCACCGTCCAGAACTCCACCAAGGTCTGGATCGACCACAACTCCTTCTCCGCGGACCGGGACCACGACAAGGACTACTACGACGGCCTGCTGGACATCACGCACGCCTCGGACAACGTCACCGTGTCCTGGAACACCTTCAAGAACCACTTCAAGGGAAGCCTCGTCGGGCACAGCGACAGCAACGAGAGCGAGGACAAGGGCCATCTGCGCGTGACGTACCACCACAACCACTTCCAGAACGTCTTCTCCCGCATCCCGAGCCTCCGCTTCGGCACCGGCCACTTCTACGACAACTACGTCGAGGGCGCGGACACCGCCGTGCACTCCCGTATGGGTGCGCAGATGCTGGTCGAGAACAACGTCTTCCGCAACACGAAGGTCGCCATCACGACCAGCCGCAGCAGCGACGAGGACGGCTACGTCGTCCAGCGGGGCAACGATCTCGGCGGCGCGGCCACCGAGATCTCCCAGACGGGCTCGTTCACCACGCCGCCGTACTCCTATACGGCCGAGCCCGCCTCGTCCGTCGCGGCCTCGGTGACCGCGGGCGCGGGAGCCGGCAAGATCTGA
- a CDS encoding DUF397 domain-containing protein, whose translation MSDIGAVDMTASLTWAKSTYSSNEGGACVEVTSSGPAVLVRDSKDVTRPHLTVSPAHWARFVRFAADR comes from the coding sequence ATGAGTGACATCGGCGCTGTGGACATGACGGCATCCCTCACGTGGGCCAAGAGCACCTACAGCTCCAACGAAGGGGGAGCGTGCGTCGAGGTCACCTCCAGCGGCCCCGCCGTCCTCGTGCGCGACTCGAAGGACGTCACCCGCCCCCACCTGACGGTCTCCCCCGCCCACTGGGCCCGCTTCGTGCGGTTCGCGGCCGACCGCTGA
- a CDS encoding helix-turn-helix domain-containing protein, whose amino-acid sequence MGLTDAIGENDDSEGAADLFRVVGRQVRLLRERAGLTQRELGERLGYSEDLVRSLECGRRTPQPEFLDAADDALGAGGLLRAATEDVTRAKARARVKHPAWFRDYARLEADAVEVHEYGSHVVPGLLQTEDHARALFAMRKPLLDDATIELRVASRMDRQELLTRWPAPILTCIIEEAVLRRPIGGSTVHRAQLEKLLDLGRLRSLELQVMPTDRVQHAGMGGPFILLTPKGRPQVAYLEVQNISRLVTDPDEVRILAARYGSIRAQALNPSESLAVIKELLGAA is encoded by the coding sequence ATGGGGCTGACGGACGCGATCGGGGAGAACGACGACTCGGAGGGCGCGGCGGACCTGTTCCGGGTGGTCGGCCGCCAGGTCCGGCTGCTCCGTGAACGGGCGGGACTCACCCAGCGGGAACTCGGTGAGCGGCTCGGCTACAGCGAGGACCTGGTCCGCTCACTGGAGTGCGGACGCAGGACGCCGCAACCGGAGTTCCTGGACGCGGCGGACGACGCGCTGGGTGCGGGCGGGCTGCTGCGGGCCGCGACGGAGGACGTCACCCGGGCGAAGGCCAGGGCGCGGGTGAAGCATCCGGCGTGGTTCCGGGACTACGCGCGGTTGGAGGCGGATGCGGTGGAGGTCCATGAGTACGGCAGCCATGTCGTGCCGGGCCTTCTGCAGACCGAGGACCACGCGCGGGCCCTTTTCGCTATGCGCAAGCCGCTCCTGGACGATGCGACCATCGAACTTCGGGTCGCCTCACGCATGGATCGTCAGGAGCTCCTGACTCGATGGCCTGCACCGATCCTGACGTGCATCATCGAAGAGGCCGTGCTGCGTCGGCCGATCGGCGGTTCTACGGTGCACAGGGCGCAGCTGGAGAAGCTGCTCGATCTGGGCCGGCTGAGGAGCCTGGAGCTTCAGGTCATGCCGACCGACCGGGTGCAGCATGCCGGTATGGGTGGGCCGTTCATTCTTCTGACACCCAAAGGGCGACCTCAGGTGGCGTACCTGGAGGTTCAGAACATCAGCCGTCTGGTCACCGATCCGGACGAAGTCCGTATCCTGGCCGCACGCTACGGCAGCATCAGGGCACAGGCGCTCAACCCGTCCGAATCCCTCGCTGTCATCAAGGAGTTGCTGGGAGCGGCATGA